tagaaaaaaaattttaaaaaataattaaatgATTTCGCCCAGGATCGAACTGGGGACGTTCTGCGTGTTAAGCAGATGCCATAACCGACTAGACCACGAAACCATGTtaatttgttgaaagtgACAACATATTTTGTTACCTGGTAGAGTAGAACTTATTTTATACGTTTATGTCACATGATGCTCATTTTACCTTTGGTGGGCAATAGTAGAAACTATATAGCTCGCTGGTGAAATACAAATTGTAAGAAGGGACCATCTGAAGTTCAGATTTGTATCTTCTTTATTGTTGTCAATCACACAGGGATAATTAAAATATAGTGTGTGACTTTGTTTTGCAAGGGGGGGAAGGGTCTTACTAGAAAGTAATTTATTTGAGCGTAGTTCTGCATGTGCAATTTGCGTCATTTTTATCTTGGTGTAGTTCTTTCATATTAAGTCTAACTTTTTAAAAGAGCCTCCCAATACGTTTGCATGTATTTTGCAATAGGTAGAGCATATTTTCCAATAATTGCGcaaatacttttttttcGAAACAATCTGGAACCATAGTGGTAGCATCATCAAGCTTTGGTTATTTTGCAAGCACTCACAGAGATGTGCGTAACTATCTGATCCGAGGAACGATCTATAGGCCAATTAAGCAATTGACCTACAGTAACGTTGACTGTATCACTGCTATCATTGTtagcttttcttttttaaaaattatagTTGTAGTAATTCAACAATACTTATTGTTATTCATCGGTGGTATATTACAAGATTAACATGCAGGACAAagccttttttttatccCTCTATTATGCCCAGAGTTTGAAAAGTAGATGAGCTGTATATTACAATACATCATTGTATGTCATGAAATATGGCTATTGCTATATGCATTTGTCTTATTATTGCAGGTATCTACGACATTCGTACCACTCAAATCTAAAAAAATGTCCTATAAACGGTAGTCAACTCGCAACAAACGCTTCGTTTCGTTTACTTTATATTACAAAGTTGTTTCATCTCAAATAAGAATGTCTCGACATAATACTTTCATATGCAGCAAAATGTAATATCGCGGAACAATCTGTACAACTCTCGCAAAAATTCACATCATATGTTATCGAAAATGTAAGCATGTCAATGACGTAGTGGTGCTGCTATGCCTAAGGGATGAATTGAATGCTGATGtttgtttgtgtttttttttttggcatataatttttaatattgttAGAACAGTCCTAGGCAGCTAGGAACAAGATCCTTATTAAGTAAATGCAAGTATGTATTAAGAGAGGCGGGGAGCTTAGTTACAGCACATTGTTGCCCGGCAAAATGACTCTTCCTGACAAGATTGCCAGCAATAATGATGTGGGTATGAGGCTAAACGTCTTTTTtagaaaaacaaattaaGCCTTTTTCTTATTCCTGTATTGTAATACTCTCGCACCATCTATGACATGTCATCCGATAACACCTTGGGTGCCCTCAGAAAACAGTGTGAGTTTTATGCTTCtctaatatcatatttgaTTGTTTCATGAGGGTGAGATCAATCTTGTAATAGTATAATCGCTCGACAAGgagtattttatttaattatCTGccaatcttttctttttttcttccataATTGCCACCATTTCCAGGGTCCATGTGAAATGTATAGTAAGCTCGATGAAAATGCGAGTTCGAGTATTCTACGTCTTGCTGTACTTATCAGCAGCGGACCCATCACGGGGTTTAAGCGTAAGGTCGACATGGAGTCTACAAATCGGGACAAGGGTTCCGGTGTGTAGCTATATGCATACGTTTGTGATTGatcctcccccccccctcaCACATCATTCCCTCTATGCCTGCGCTACTCAGTTCGAGTTTTGCTTTGGTGGGGGGGGGGCTGTCTCGATGCGAGGTGGAAGGTAGGTGGGGGGAACGGAGCAAAGGCAATCTTGGCATTTTGGCACATCGGCGAAGTTTCTCCTTTCAGCATCCATGTAGAGAATAGAGGTCGGATGAGGGAGCACAAAATAATCGGATTAGTCCCCCCCCAATGCATGAGGGATTTTGAGTTTGTCCTTTTACCCTTCTTGGTGATCGCTGTTAAGAGGATGTCGGTGCCAACCACACTAAACCCTTTTTGCCCAACAGTGGTGCCCTTGTTACAGGTAACGCACTTTATTATGCTGTGATGGCTGGAGAGGGGAGGAACGCTTATTTGAGAGAAAGGCAAGCGTATACTCGCGACTACGAGGGCTTCCAGGAATCTAGAACATATTCCTAAACAGGCAAAATGCCAAGAgttttcaagttcttttcttttcgtttctttttttcaattgctGACGCTGAGTTATCATGCCCATGTATGCCTTGTGAGGGCAACGCAGGAGGGCCTTGAAATCTTGACAATATTCCTCGTAGCGTAGATCATGCTCCTCGCAGGGCTAGCTGAATCAGATTTCACGCAGGGCGCACAGAGAACGAGGCAGTTGTAGGTAGGGTCGATCTCAGGTGGGATGCAAGGGAAAAGCAGAAGTGCTTCGAGCGTTTCTGTGTTCAGGAAGGAAGATTTGAGTGGCATATTGAAGGAAGCGGGTGCATTATCCAAAGGGCctaaatatttattttttcttggcATTTTCCAGAAAGAGAtgaagtaaaaaaaaaatttctgcaGAGACGAGTACGTAGAGAGTGTGTGTGCAACATACGAAGGGCAGGGCTACGTCATGTTTACAAGGAAATCCGTCTATTTTTAGGCACACAATGCTGACGTTCTGTGATTTCTTATGTTTCGGAGGGGAGAAAGTGAAGGGGGGGAGGGGAAAGATTGGCTTTTCTCGCTGTTTGACTAATTCACGGTTAAAGAACAACAGAAAGCAGCGCAGGGAGGGTACAGCATTGCAATtccttgttcttgttcttgttcttctatGTTCATCCCATAGTTCGGCTGGTACACCCCGATAAGAgatgatttttttctctaGGAAAAGACACAGTGCTACGCGTGGTGACCTGCTCGTGTAGGTCAATGGGTCCTGCTGAGGTGTAtagggggggggggaacGACTCCTGCAAGGTATCAGCCGTTTTTTGTCTAATGGGCTAAGTGGTGTTGTCTGTCATTTGTGTCCCTACTGCTGTTCAGTGGCAACCGTATTTGTGCTGGTTGGCCCTTATCAATGAAGCGAGAAATTAAGGATAAGTGAGGGAGATACAGTTCAGTTAGAACTGCCTGTAGCAGCGAGGCGGGAAGAGAATTGGGTAACTCTGTGTTATAATCTGTTGAGTTGAGTTGAGTTGTAATTCTactttcctttttttctgtaGGGTCTGTTCTGGGTCACATCCTCGGTTTTCTGCACATGGTTCTGTGTGATTACAAGCTTTGTGTCTATCAGTTGTTGTAAGTTTTAGCGTTTGTGAAGTGCATGCGTGTGTTTCTAGCACAAGgtgtttcaatttcaaacttCTTTGCTCTTCAACGATGCATATCCTCCCACATCGACACCGGCACAGACAATACTGTAGCCTTATTAGGTAGAGTGGGAAGAGATTGTAAATATGTGTATACTCGACAAGAGAGTTGATCCGGAAATCTCCATTCCCTTGGTCACACAAACACACGCACTCGTCATTGTCATTgtcattatcattatcattgTCATTGTCATTGTCATTGTCATGCATAGGTGTAAGTGCATTTAGATACCATGTATTGCAACTGCTTCATCTATGCTATTTGCATTTTGAGGTCCAATCTCTCTTCTGCTCCAACTCATATGCTATACTCTGCACTTCCCACATCCTTTTGCTGCGTTTTAGTTCAATACATGAAGGGGGGGGCTACATAACAAGCCGCGGACACTCTCACAGACACAATTTGTGTTTTTTGCGCAAACATAATTTGCACCACTTTGGTGCGTGAGTTTCTGACCAAAGTGATCCGTGGTCATCTGGCAACCACAGTCACACCTGCAGCGACTGTGTGAGAGGGATGTAGTATATCAAATCAACACACTTCAACCTCCccttttccaatttttcCCCAGAACCCTACGCACGCATACATaattgcttttttatttcGCAATGTCATTTGCTTGTTATTGCCTTCTTCCCCTGCCGTTCCTCTGCAGTGCAATGTGATCAAcggtattttttttcttcatgtGCAGgttgttcttctttggaaTGCTGCGAATGAATAGCCTCTCATTTTCTGCTTCTTGcttttgaagttttgaGGATCCGAGAGGAAAAGGCGGACAGATTCAAggctttttgtttttctagGAACTGTGCAGTATATTCTAAGCTTGTTTCAGAAGAAAATGCTAATACCACTGCGTAAGTCCCCATCCTGCAGCGTTCCCTTCTACCTTCTaacccccccccctccaAGGACGCCTTGTCATCTAACCCTGCGTACATCCCACTGCAAATGTATTTTTAACCCTCATCCTGatcctcatcctcatcctcatcctcatAACTCCCATAACTCCCATAACTCCCATAACCTCCCAAATCCCTAGCACCTCCACCACACAGCACTTTCTCCGCGTCGAGACTCGAgtatttcttctcttcagCTATCTCTCCCATAGGAGTTACTGTTACTATAACCGGCAGAAATGTCCCAAAAAAACAGCTTCCCACAGCTTCTCACAGCATGCCAGCGATACTGCTATTTGTCCCCACCATGGGGGATTCGAATTCGAAATCAGACAACGCCAAGTGCGCAATTTGCCCACCAGGAATTTCCTCTCGCTAACAAAAGCCATCTAGCGTAAATGGTATGTGCAATATAGTCTCTCTGCAAGTAATTGTTCCGTCTCTCTTCTGATTCCCTTTATTCCTACCCCCCTCCACTCAACTGCCGCACAGATACACAGACACACAGACagacacagacacacaGACACAGAGACACAGAGAGAGAGATCTCTTTTTTCGCAATCCGCTAATCAAAGAGGAAATCGCTGCACCATTATCTCACTTATCAATCCCATCTCTCtgttttttaaaaataacaaattaGCCATTCTATTCGTAAGAGTGATCGCAGAAGTATTCTGCAATTgtttaaaaaattaattttaaattaCTTGATTCCTCTAACCCATTATCTTCTAATCCATGTTTAATTAAAACTCAAAAGACAAATGAGgtcccaaaaaaaaaaaaaacttataAAAGGGATTTGATGTTATCGATTTGTAGGATATTCTGTAAATTAATTTTGACTCCTTGTGATTTTGAGGTTAGCATAAAACCACAAAAAACACTACCTATTATGATTGCGATGGACGACAGATACTACAACCTAGAGAACAAGTTCGTACCAGTAGGACTGCCCGCCGTCAGTCCCTCTGCCCAGTACTACCCCGCCGATGCTTCTAGGCCTCAGTCTAACGTGCAGTCGCCTGTATACTACGTGCCTCAAAACCAGATAAATTACATACAAAGACCCAGCGTCTCGTACGTGCCAACAATGGAGGATCAGCAGTATACCTACACGACAATGGCGCACCCTCAGCAACAGATGATTCTGCCCGTTAGGAACGCTTCTCCCATTGAAGTccaacagcagcaactgcaacagcagcaactgcaacaacaacaacagcagcaacaacaacagcaacagcaacaacaacaacagcagcagcagcagcagcagcagcagcaacaacaacaccCACTTGTAAAATTACCACCTATCTCTGCTATCATTCCACCAGGGAACTCTTCCCCAGTAAACACTACAGGACAAGTACAAACGTCCGATCAGGCCAGGAACTATAACCCGGGGTTCCGCCAAGACGTGCAGATCGCTCTGAACCCTAAGAGCCTCTCGGCACCTACTTCAGGAAGGAACTCCATCTCCATAAACCCGCTAATGTACAACCCTCaccagcaacagcaactaCTGGCACTGGCTGGTGTAAGTATTCCACCCACGCTGATGGAGCACCAGCTTACTGACGCCATGACgaaacaagaaataaaacTAACGAAAAGACAACTGAAGAAAGCTACGACCAGACTCCGTAAACAGTGTCCCGTGTGCGGAAAGATCTGCTCAAGACCATCCACGCTTAAGACACACATTCTCATACACACAGGCGACACTCCTTTCAAATGTACTTGGAAGGACTGTCGCAAAGCATTTAACGTCAAATCAAATTTACTAAGGCATTTGAAAAGTCATGAGAAAAATAGCctcaacaaaaaataagaaagaaatcGCTACACTATGCATCCGctattgaaagaaatgttTTCAGTTCTACTTTGTtaaaattattttcttttttttttttacttttggtttgttttttccaactttgatgaaaaatccttaatatttaatttattCCTATCCATCGGTTTAACctgtttgtttgttttttaatttcttaCAGTTTTGTTACTATTATAGTTCCTTTTCCTAACAGCATTTCCAAATGAATGGGGAACCCATGTTTATAGAGTTGTTacattagaaaaaaaaatttataaaagaAGCTGGAACTCAGTGTTTTATCCCCCTCCCCCCTGCTCCTGTTCAACCAGCTATCTTATTTATTGTATATCGTGAACAaaacttatatatataatatattatccTCATCTATCACTACACCAcaacttcatttttttttcttataatACTCCATACGCCATTTGCAGCCCCAGCAATTCTCAATACACCGGTTGCTGGTCCACAACCAGAAGagcctttttctttgcttttCCTTCAAAACGGGTGACTCTGATGGTCGGTGACTGATGGCACGAAATTGGTGACTTCACGAAAGGGAAAAATTACGACGAGGGTCCGTCTAAGTGACAGAACTGCCGGTCACCCAAATTCTTGTTATTTTAGACAAGTTCTATTCATAAAGTTGGATTTTGATAAGGGTGCTTGATCCACAAAAGCTTGCTTGGTGTACTCGTAAATCGGAAACTATACAGGAAATTATACAGGAAATTATACAGGAAATTATACATGGAATTATACATAAAACTCACGTAATTTGTAAAGTTGTCCCAAACTTAAGGGCCGAAGAATCTTCCCTCTAGTGGTTTGGCAATACTTAGATTGACATTTTGCTCCTTATCGACACATATCCTCGTGCTGGTTCACTGTGATGTTATCGGTTCAACGTGTCTTTTCTGGTTTATCCGTTAAGTCTGAACCCCCCGGTGATATACGTCAAACGGAAATAGACGGGACAAAAGGCCTCCCTGAAAGCAACACAAAACACAGTACAGACcacagaaaagaaaagaaaataagagGATAATAGGTGCCGTTAATCAATCTATAAGTATTTTGCAACCATTATGGTAAATGATCTTCATGTTGAAATACAAAGGACAAAAGTTTGTTGCAACAAGTCAATCGGATGGAGGGATGGGGTTCTAAGACAAGAGATTTGATAAACGAGATTGGCAAAATCTTGGTTGGGAAATGGAATTTGCAACTTTAAAACATATTACGCATTATCAGTGTAATTTTAATAACTAAACGTCATGGTGTTGTAAATGCATGGAAATTTATTATGATCTATGCCGTATTTCTTTCACCTCATAAACTTACTCGCGTCTACACCCAGCACAGATTATAATTGTTATTCCTTGCACTTTTATATAGAATTTATtatgataaaataaactgTATTTCAATATACCAAATATAACGCATTGGTGGCTACTAAGAACTTGTATATGGGATCCACGTTCAACAAGAAGTACATGGTGTTACTCAGATGAGCGCATGTTTGAGCATTATCAACGAGTTATTGGTAAAGAAGTCTACGTTACCCTCAAAATGTTTCGTATAGACATAAATCACATTATGGGAGGTTGGCCGAGTGGTTTAAGGCGTCAGATTTAGGTGAGTTGAAACACTTAAAGCTTAAATTCTCTGATATCTTCGGATGCAAGGGTTCGAATCCCTTATCtctcattaatttttttttgatttttaaGATTCCCTGAATACCCACCCATTCAAGGGAAAATGGTaacaaaactgaaaaacCCGATTCTCGGCTTTCCTGCTCCGGAATATTGTCAATCAAGAATGACTATACTTGGGTGATGGctgaattgaagaaagcttttgaatatagaatattgtgtaatatataatacaatcTGGTACTACATTGGCTAAAGATAATTAGTTTTATAGTTTCAGAAGGGGTAagtatcttttttttctgggAAAGGAAGCAAGTACATAGGAAAGATCAGATGTCCGAGGTTATACTTCctgcaattgaagaagagaatcaattgaagaacttcCTCAAGCAAGACACTAATGTTGCATTCTTAGCAGGTGGTATTGCGGGTGCTATCTCTAGGACAGTAGTGTCACCGTTTGAAAGGGTTAAGATCCTCTTGCAAGTCCAGAGCTCGACAACAGCATACAATAAAGGGTTGTTCGATGCCATCGGGCAAGTGtacaaagaagagaatatAAAAGGTTTGTTCCGTGGTAATGGGCTTAACTGCATCAGAGTATTCCCGTATAGTGCTGTACAGTTCGTGGTCTTCGAAGGCTGTAAGAAACACATATTTCATGTCGATACGAAGGGTAAAGGTGAACAACTCAACAATTGGCAAAGACTGTTTAGTGGCGCTTTATGTGGTGGTTGTAGTGTAGTTGCCACATACCCGCTGGATCTTGTGAGAACAAGACTATCTGTGCAGACGGCAAACCTATCGAAACTTTCCAAGTCTAGGGCCTCTGATATTGCCAAGCCACCGGGTGTTTGGAAGTTGCTATCTAAGGCTTACGCTGAAGAAGGTGGCATAATGGGGCTATACAGAGGTGTATGGCCAACTAGTCTGGGAATCGTGCCATATGTGGCATTAAACTTTGCTGTATAtgaacaattgaaagagTTCATGCCCAGTGATGAAAACGGGAACAGTAGCATGCGTGACAGCTTATATAAGCTGAGCATGGGAGCTATTAGTGGTGGTGTTGCCCAGACAATAACATACCCATTTGATCTTCTAAGAAGGAGATTCCAAGTGCTGGCCATGGGTGGTAACGAGTTGGGATTCCATTATAATAGTGTCTGGGACGCACTTGTGACCATCGGCAAAACTGAAGGTTTCAAAGGTTACTACAAGGGCCTCACAGCCAACCTGTTTAAAGTGGTACCATCTACTGCAGTGAGCTGGTTGGTTTACGAACTGACGTGGGATTACATGAAACGCTGGTAAATCTACAATAATGAAcactttatttttttttttattcaaacCTTGCATAAGACAGATGTAGCCATCAACATCTGCCATCTTAATACTAAACTGAATGACAAATCCACAAGTAAATAATCTGTATATAATCATACCTTTGTCGCAACTAATACGCATAATTCTTTAAGCACTTACAAAAACCACGCTATAAGTCACATGACCAATATCACTTTACCCAGCAACCCTGAACTCATGTAAGTCCCCTCCCCCCTCGAAGCAGGTCCTTTCCAGCCGAAAAATGCGGATTTTCCCTTCCTGTCCCGCATCCCCTTAACAATAAGGGAACTTGCGGAGAGTTCTCTCTCCCTAAGTGGGAAGCTGTTGCAGGGTGCAAATCTGACCAATCATTATCGACATCCAGCCAAGGAATAACCCTCTCCTCCAGTTCAAAATGGTGGTCTCTCTCCTTCAAGGTCTGCTTCAACAGATTGATCATTGCGAAGCTCATCTCATCCAATGACAACTCATAGTCTCGACATTTAGCAGCTCGCAGGAGGCTCTTGGAACTTCTTGAATGGTTTACTCTttttaaagaaattgaaacaatCGAGagttttatatataaaactTTTGTTTTCGTTTTTACTT
The Nakaseomyces glabratus chromosome J, complete sequence genome window above contains:
- the GLM6 gene encoding C2H2-type zinc finger protein (CAGL0J01595g~Gene used for molecular typing of C. glabrata strain isolates), which translates into the protein MLSICRIFCKLILTPCDFEVSIKPQKTLPIMIAMDDRYYNLENKFVPVGLPAVSPSAQYYPADASRPQSNVQSPVYYVPQNQINYIQRPSVSYVPTMEDQQYTYTTMAHPQQQMILPVRNASPIEVQQQQLQQQQLQQQQQQQQQQQQQQQQQQQQQQQQQQQQHPLVKLPPISAIIPPGNSSPVNTTGQVQTSDQARNYNPGFRQDVQIALNPKSLSAPTSGRNSISINPLMYNPHQQQQLLALAGVSIPPTLMEHQLTDAMTKQEIKLTKRQLKKATTRLRKQCPVCGKICSRPSTLKTHILIHTGDTPFKCTWKDCRKAFNVKSNLLRHLKSHEKNSLNKK
- the MRX21 gene encoding Mrx21p (CAGL0J01661g~Ortholog(s) have mitochondrion localization): MSEVILPAIEEENQLKNFLKQDTNVAFLAGGIAGAISRTVVSPFERVKILLQVQSSTTAYNKGLFDAIGQVYKEENIKGLFRGNGLNCIRVFPYSAVQFVVFEGCKKHIFHVDTKGKGEQLNNWQRLFSGALCGGCSVVATYPLDLVRTRLSVQTANLSKLSKSRASDIAKPPGVWKLLSKAYAEEGGIMGLYRGVWPTSLGIVPYVALNFAVYEQLKEFMPSDENGNSSMRDSLYKLSMGAISGGVAQTITYPFDLLRRRFQVLAMGGNELGFHYNSVWDALVTIGKTEGFKGYYKGLTANLFKVVPSTAVSWLVYELTWDYMKRW